One Cucumis sativus cultivar 9930 chromosome 1, Cucumber_9930_V3, whole genome shotgun sequence DNA segment encodes these proteins:
- the LOC101205785 gene encoding uncharacterized protein LOC101205785 — translation MGKPSISLKLTIFLSLSLSVTPFALFPNYNKPPPIPKATPSDLLNLLGSKSQASSVNPGVAKELKSCFKFLVPFHPTPSNAKLSGRRSLRSTGFDDRSWREEDELVWWPPQSVLELARLGVDSGGDPGAIHRTLDPAIIPIPDIHGSQRHKCELTRTPYGRRFISEELNSYLQFLFEFIAARSSAMGFNIKLNRFDLFHGHLFLAFDNNRLGILFHAKEYPAYEKETFPCNMGYCQIGSNVSYDDSMNLRNILWLAPMPSSSTKDWEAPGVLVVLDAHPDGIIYRDIIPDYVHIARTVYEDDLGDTVVDVNYLDIGNALANYQIFIC, via the exons ATGGGTAAACCTTCAATCTCTCTCAAACTCACCATtttcctctccctctctctttcaGTCACCCCCTTTGCTCTTTTTCCCAATTACAACAAACCACCCCCAATTCCCAAAGCTACTCCCTCCGATTTGCTTAATCTTCTCGGTTCTAAATCTCAAGCTTCTTCTGTGAATCCTGGTGTAGCGAAGGAGCTGAAATCTTGTTTCAAATTCCTTGTTCCCTTCCATCCAACCCCATCCAACGCGAAATTATCCGGTAGACGGAGCTTGAGATCGACGGGATTTGATGATCGGAGTTGGAGAGAGGAGGATGAGCTCGTTTGGTGGCCACCTCAGTCGGTTCTTGAACTCGCTCGACTTGGTGTTGATTCTGGTGGAGACCCTGGGGCTATTCATCGCACCCTTGATCCTGCTATAATCCCT ATACCTGACATTCATGGATCACAAAGACACAAATGCGAACTCACAAGAACGCCATATGGGAGACGCTTTATAAGCGAG GAACTAAATTCATACCTTCAGTTCCTGTTTGAGTTCATTGCTGCTCGATCTTCTGCTATGGGGTTTAACATTAAATTGAACCGTTTCGATTTATTCCATGGTCATCTTTTTCTTGCCTTTGACAACAACAGGCTCGGTATTTT GTTTCATGCCAAGGAATACCCAGCTTATGAAAAGGAAACTTTTCCGTGCAACATGGGTTATTGTCAAATAG GATCTAATGTATCCTATGATGATTCAATGAACTTGAGAAATATCCTCTGGCTGGCACCAATGCCCAGCAGTTCTACTAAGGACTGGGAGGCTCCAG GGGTTCTTGTGGTGTTGGATGCTCATCCAGATGGAATCATATACAGAGATATCATACCTGACTATGTACATATAGCAAGAACTGTTTACGAAG ATGATCTTGGAGACACTGTGGTTGATGTCAATTACTTGGATATTGGCAATGCTTTGGCAAATTATCAAATCTTCATATGCTAA